GAAGTTTTTCCACTAAGTAGAGATGTACTTGAAATGAGCAGATCAAAATTATCTGCTAAATTACTTCCAAAATATATTGAATACAAAAAAATGATAAAATCTATAGAAAAATTCATAAAAAAAGAAAAAATAGATTTAATTTTTACGAATTCTATGAAAGCTCATATTTATGGAGGGCAACTTTCAAGAAAACTAGGTATTAAAGCTGTTGCAAGAGTACATGATCATATAAATGATGAGTTCATAAAACCTTTAAAACTACTTTTAAAAAATACTTTTAATAATGATTTTTATCATATTTCATGTGTTTCAAATGCTGTGAAAAATTCCCTTATTGAAATTGGAATAAATAAAAATAAATTATCTGTTTTATATAACGGAATTACACTTAATCCATCTCTTAAAAGCATGGATTTTTACAAAAATTTATATAAAATATCTGAAGATGATTTTATTATTGGAACTGTTGGATGGATCCATCCAAATAAGAATCAATTACTGATTTTACAAGGGTTACATGAAATTTTAAAAGATAATATAAAATTAATGATTGTAGGGGGATATACCCCACCAAATAAAAATTATTATATGAGTATTAAAAATTATATTAATTCAAATAACCTGGAAAACAATGTTATTTTAACGGGACATACTAAAGATATTTCCGGTCATTATTCTATTATGGATACTTTAATTCATTTTCCTGAAACCGATTCTCTTCCAACAGTATTAATTGAAGGTATTATATCCGGAAAAACTGTGGTTGCAAGAAACATTAGCGGAATTCCTGAAATTTTAAATAATAAAAATGGATATCTTGTTGATTCAATTGAAGAAGCAAAAGATATTATTTTTAATATATATAAATATCCTGAAAAATATAAATTAAACGTAGATATGGAAGATTTTGAAAAAAAATTCTCTTATGATAATTATATAAAAGGAATAGAGGAGCTTTTGGAAAAATGATATTTAATCTAAAAGATATTGTACTTTTAAGT
This is a stretch of genomic DNA from Marinitoga piezophila KA3. It encodes these proteins:
- a CDS encoding glycosyltransferase, whose protein sequence is MKKILILDHAYWYGGAEKVLVEFLKGYNRNKYDITVGVTCESEFTEKLNETNVKYEVFPLSRDVLEMSRSKLSAKLLPKYIEYKKMIKSIEKFIKKEKIDLIFTNSMKAHIYGGQLSRKLGIKAVARVHDHINDEFIKPLKLLLKNTFNNDFYHISCVSNAVKNSLIEIGINKNKLSVLYNGITLNPSLKSMDFYKNLYKISEDDFIIGTVGWIHPNKNQLLILQGLHEILKDNIKLMIVGGYTPPNKNYYMSIKNYINSNNLENNVILTGHTKDISGHYSIMDTLIHFPETDSLPTVLIEGIISGKTVVARNISGIPEILNNKNGYLVDSIEEAKDIIFNIYKYPEKYKLNVDMEDFEKKFSYDNYIKGIEELLEK